In a single window of the Equus quagga isolate Etosha38 chromosome 7, UCLA_HA_Equagga_1.0, whole genome shotgun sequence genome:
- the SSTR5 gene encoding somatostatin receptor type 5, with product MEPLSPASALASWNTSSAATSGGGENGTLVGPAPSPGARAVVVPVLYLLVCVAGLGGNTLVIYVVLRHAKMKTVTNIYILNLAVADVLLMLGLPFLATQNAISYWPFGHVLCRLVMTLDGINQFTSIFCLTVMSVDRYLAIVHPIRSTRWRRPRVAKLASAAVWAFSLLMSLPLVIFADIQEGWNTCNLSWPEPVGLWGAVFIIYTSVLGFFGPLLVICLCYLLIVVKVKASGVRVGSTRRRSERKVTRMVVVVVVVFVGCWLPFFIVNIVNLAFVLPEEPASAGAYFFVVILSYANSCANPVLYGFLSDNFRQSFRKVLCLRKGSGAEDADATEPRPDKGGRPEEATLPARSSEANGLMQTSKL from the coding sequence ATGGAGCCTCTGTCCCCGGCCTCCGCACTGGCCAGCTGGAACACCTCCTCAGCGGCCACCAGTGGAGGTGGCGAGAACGGGACGCTGGTGGGGCCAGCACCCTCGCCGGGGGCCCGGGCGGTCGTGGTGCCCGTGCTGTACTTGCTAGTGTGCGTGGCGGGGCTGGGCGGCAACACGCTGGTCATCTACGTGGTGTTGCGCCATGCCAAGATGAAGACGGTCACCAACATCTACATCCTCAACCTGGCCGTGGCCGACGTGCTGCTCATGCTGGGGCTGCCCTTCCTGGCCACGCAGAACGCCATCTCCTACTGGCCCTTCGGCCACGTCCTGTGCCGCCTGGTCATGACGCTGGACGGCATCAACCAGTTCACCAGCATCTTCTGCCTGACCGTCATGAGCGTGGACCGCTACCTGGCCATTGTCCACCCCATCCGCTCCACCCGCTGGCGCCGCCCGAGGGTGGCCAAGCTGGCCAGCGCCGCAGTCTGGGCCTTCTCGCTGCTCATGTCGCTGCCGCTGGTCATCTTCGCAGACATCCAGGAGGGCTGGAACACCTGCAACCTCAGCTGGCCGGAGCCCGTGGGCCTGTGGGGTGCCGTCTTCATCATCTACACGTCCGTCCTGGGCTTCTTCGGGCCGCTGCTCGTCATCTGCCTGTGCTACCTGCTCATCGTGGTGAAGGTGAAGGCGTCAGGCGTGCGCGTGGGCTCCACGAGGCGGCGGTCGGAGCGCAAGGTGACCcgcatggtggtggtggtggtggtggtgttcgTGGGCTGCTGGCTGCCCTTCTTCATTGTCAACATCGTCAACCTGGCCTTCGTCCTGCCCGAGGAGCCCGCCTCTGCCGGCGCCTACTTCTTCGTGGTCATCTTGTCCTACGCCAACAGCTGCGCCAACCCCGTGCTCTATGGCTTCCTCTCTGACAACTTCCGCCAGAGCTTCCGGAAGGTTCTGTGCCTCCGCAAGGGTTCAGGTGCTGAGGACGCAGATGCCACGGAGCCTCGGCCTGACAAGGGTGGCCGCCCAGAGGAGGCCACGCTACCCGCCCGCAGCTCCGAGGCCAATGGGCTCATGCAGACCAGCAAGCTGTGA